A window of the Methanobacterium sp. genome harbors these coding sequences:
- a CDS encoding cobalt-precorrin 5A hydrolase: MKIAIITITDDAQVLAFRLAVRLEDDPTVITVSIFHKNVKNALEVAFREYDCIICIMAAGIVVRNICGLIKNKMEDPAVIVMDDAGKHVISLLSGHFGGANSIALKTAEIIGAKPVITTATDVHGKIGIDTIAGKYFLDIDDPGRIKGINNALLEDKTPDLYIPERFNFIFDDPLITSSYNEYKSVDDHLKAVFEDNEIILKPKKLVAGIGARKGVSQAMVQKAIEGMIYQLDLFVERIDAISTAEIKQHESGIIETALKLDLPLEIVSMDKIKNFNDPQCSKSDFVKDKFGVYGISEPSALIAAGKGSKLIFRKTAFNGVTVALAVSSN; the protein is encoded by the coding sequence ATGAAAATAGCCATAATTACAATAACTGATGATGCACAGGTACTTGCATTCAGGCTTGCGGTCCGTTTAGAAGATGATCCTACTGTTATAACTGTAAGTATATTCCATAAAAACGTTAAAAATGCTTTAGAGGTAGCTTTCAGAGAATATGATTGTATAATTTGTATTATGGCTGCAGGAATTGTTGTCAGGAATATATGTGGTTTGATCAAGAATAAAATGGAGGATCCGGCAGTAATTGTAATGGATGATGCTGGAAAACATGTTATAAGTCTTCTTTCAGGTCATTTTGGCGGTGCAAATAGCATTGCATTGAAGACTGCAGAAATTATTGGTGCAAAGCCGGTTATAACAACTGCTACAGATGTCCATGGTAAAATTGGGATAGATACAATTGCAGGTAAATATTTCCTTGATATCGATGATCCTGGAAGGATAAAAGGGATAAACAATGCTCTTTTAGAGGATAAAACCCCTGATCTCTATATTCCAGAACGATTTAATTTTATTTTTGATGATCCTTTAATCACTAGCTCTTATAATGAATATAAATCTGTAGATGATCATTTAAAAGCCGTTTTTGAAGATAATGAAATAATTTTAAAACCAAAAAAGCTTGTTGCTGGGATAGGTGCACGGAAGGGTGTTTCGCAGGCTATGGTTCAGAAAGCCATTGAGGGCATGATATACCAGCTTGATCTATTTGTTGAGAGGATTGATGCAATTTCAACGGCTGAAATTAAGCAGCATGAATCAGGAATCATTGAAACAGCATTGAAACTTGATTTACCTCTGGAAATTGTTTCCATGGATAAAATTAAAAATTTTAATGATCCGCAGTGCTCAAAATCTGATTTTGTGAAGGATAAATTCGGTGTTTATGGAATATCAGAGCCATCAGCACTGATAGCAGCAGGTAAAGGTTCAAAGTTAATATTCCGAAAAACAGCGTTTAATGGGGTTACAGTAGCATTAGCAGTGTCGTCTAATTGA
- a CDS encoding class II aldolase/adducin family protein: MDKDGIIKEIIRVSHYIYKKHLVPGKSGNISARFDENGVQKVAITRSGIAKKNVTQNDIIIIDLDGNVLEGDKKPSSETFLHLGIYKNRDDIMGIVHGHPPYATGFSMSDKPLKRLEGFGVIKNPVIPFVKYSKPGSDELAKDTAQIMKNEDVVILKNHGLVAAGVDLDEAAILAEFIEDIAKTQFIANALNSIS; encoded by the coding sequence ATGGATAAAGATGGAATTATAAAGGAAATTATTAGAGTATCTCATTATATTTACAAAAAACATCTTGTACCGGGTAAATCAGGGAATATAAGTGCCAGATTTGATGAAAATGGTGTTCAAAAAGTGGCAATTACGAGAAGCGGTATTGCTAAAAAAAATGTAACCCAGAACGATATCATAATCATTGATCTGGATGGAAATGTGTTGGAAGGGGATAAAAAACCTTCTTCAGAGACATTTTTACATCTCGGTATTTATAAAAATAGAGATGACATAATGGGGATTGTCCATGGGCATCCACCTTATGCAACAGGCTTTTCAATGTCTGATAAGCCATTAAAACGATTAGAGGGTTTTGGTGTAATTAAAAATCCTGTTATTCCTTTTGTAAAGTACTCTAAGCCTGGAAGCGATGAACTGGCAAAAGATACAGCACAAATAATGAAAAATGAGGATGTGGTAATTTTAAAAAATCATGGACTTGTTGCAGCAGGTGTCGATCTGGATGAAGCTGCCATTCTCGCTGAATTTATAGAAGATATAGCTAAAACTCAGTTTATAGCCAATGCCTTAAATTCAATCAGTTAA
- a CDS encoding tRNA (adenine-N1)-methyltransferase produces MRILMDERGKKYIARDEEFHTNFGFIKKEDMENCKPGDVLQTHMGHNFKVLKANINDYIDLMERKCSIILPKDIGIIIANTGIGCGDRVVDAGTGAGATALHFGNVVGEKGAVYSYEIREDFSEIAKRNIEGFGLTNVHIKCKDILDGIEEEDIDLVFLDLPKPWDVIENAKSALKISGYVATYTPYIEQVQILHKVLKKYEFSNLTTIECISREIEVKNKGTRPKTRAVGHTGYLTFARNL; encoded by the coding sequence TTGCGTATTTTAATGGATGAAAGGGGCAAAAAATACATTGCCCGTGATGAAGAGTTTCACACTAACTTCGGTTTTATAAAAAAAGAGGATATGGAAAACTGCAAGCCTGGAGATGTACTGCAAACACATATGGGGCATAATTTCAAGGTTTTAAAGGCCAATATCAATGATTATATTGATTTAATGGAGAGGAAATGCTCAATAATACTACCAAAGGACATTGGAATCATCATCGCAAATACAGGAATCGGTTGTGGTGATCGGGTGGTTGATGCTGGAACAGGGGCTGGGGCCACTGCACTGCACTTTGGAAATGTTGTGGGAGAAAAAGGCGCTGTTTACTCTTATGAGATAAGAGAAGACTTCAGTGAAATTGCAAAGCGAAATATTGAAGGATTTGGCCTTACAAATGTACATATAAAGTGTAAAGACATACTAGATGGAATAGAAGAGGAAGACATTGATCTGGTATTTTTAGATCTTCCCAAACCATGGGATGTTATAGAAAATGCTAAATCTGCCCTTAAAATCAGTGGCTACGTTGCAACTTACACACCGTATATTGAACAGGTCCAGATACTTCATAAGGTCCTTAAAAAATATGAATTCTCTAATTTAACCACAATTGAATGTATTTCACGCGAAATTGAAGTTAAAAATAAGGGTACAAGGCCAAAAACCAGGGCCGTGGGGCATACTGGATATTTAACATTTGCAAGAAATTTATAA
- a CDS encoding cobalamin biosynthesis protein translates to MDPRLNIIIIIFIAVILDLILGEPPAKIHPVVWMGKLIDYFRNYLIKYRNKLSGILLTLIIALIFTLATYVLLNWLTFNYIIYILVSAVVLSITFAIKALYNAAEGIENDLNVDIVRARKSMSYLVSRNTDELSQSEIVSAAIETLTENITDSVIAPLFYAFIFSVPGAVVYRAINTLDAMVGYKTPENIEIGWFPAKTDDVLNYIPARITGILVVIAAALLRMDWRNAYRIMMRDARNPESPNSGYPMAAAAGALGIKLKKIGYYEIGDEIDVLSPDKVAKAVSLSKMTITLFLLSAAILYLLILFIFL, encoded by the coding sequence ATGGACCCTCGACTGAACATTATAATCATAATTTTTATTGCAGTAATACTGGATCTCATATTAGGCGAACCACCGGCAAAAATACATCCTGTAGTCTGGATGGGAAAATTAATTGACTACTTCAGGAACTATTTAATAAAATATAGGAATAAATTATCTGGGATACTATTAACATTGATTATTGCACTGATTTTTACACTTGCAACTTATGTCTTACTCAATTGGTTGACATTTAATTATATTATTTATATCTTGGTTTCTGCTGTAGTTTTATCCATCACATTTGCCATTAAAGCTTTATATAATGCTGCTGAAGGTATTGAAAATGATTTAAATGTTGATATAGTGAGAGCAAGGAAGTCTATGTCATATCTTGTTAGTAGAAATACAGATGAGCTTTCACAGAGCGAAATAGTATCTGCTGCTATTGAAACCCTCACAGAAAACATCACAGACTCTGTAATTGCTCCCCTTTTCTATGCATTCATATTTTCAGTTCCAGGTGCGGTTGTTTACAGAGCTATTAACACGCTTGATGCTATGGTGGGCTATAAGACTCCTGAAAACATTGAAATAGGCTGGTTTCCGGCAAAGACGGATGATGTTTTGAATTATATTCCTGCAAGAATAACGGGGATACTGGTTGTAATTGCAGCAGCTCTTTTAAGGATGGACTGGAGGAATGCATACAGGATTATGATGCGTGATGCAAGGAATCCTGAAAGCCCTAATTCAGGGTATCCTATGGCCGCTGCAGCAGGTGCACTCGGAATAAAACTAAAGAAAATAGGTTATTATGAAATAGGGGACGAGATAGACGTTTTAAGCCCCGATAAAGTTGCTAAAGCTGTATCACTTTCAAAAATGACCATAACGCTGTTTTTATTATCAGCAGCTATCCTTTATTTGTTAATTTTATTTATCTTTCTTTAA
- a CDS encoding orc1/cdc6 family replication initiation protein gives MNIFEELGEKNTVFKYKKYLDHRFLPDKLPHREEQIRSVAKYWIEALRNVTPPDVTIYGKTGTGKTAVAKLAKKQLLQVAKEKNVNVRVEYVRCTDYTTEYQVIAHLCQQLGQNVPYRGWTKAEVIQSFRNLFKKNVFGKDLILIILLDEIDILLKNDGDGLLYTLTRTDNVAIASISNYVEFKKFIKPRVKSSLRDREIVFPPYNAQQLVDILKERAELSFRENALDDDVIPLCAALAAKEEGDARYALDLLRTSGELADEKSSDIVYEEYVREAKDYIEHNKVTDIIMTLPSQQQKVLESLLYLTKRKEEITSGRLYEVYKEFSKGDSVSYRRIFDFINELEMLGLISTKTISRGRGKGRTNIIDLQCEIGLLEDAMWSA, from the coding sequence ATGAATATTTTCGAGGAACTTGGTGAGAAAAATACTGTTTTTAAATATAAAAAATATCTGGATCATCGGTTCTTACCTGATAAATTACCTCACAGGGAAGAACAGATCAGATCTGTGGCAAAATACTGGATTGAGGCATTGAGAAATGTAACTCCACCAGATGTTACCATCTATGGTAAGACCGGTACAGGAAAAACAGCTGTGGCAAAACTTGCAAAGAAACAACTATTACAGGTTGCAAAGGAAAAAAATGTTAATGTACGGGTTGAATATGTTAGATGCACTGATTATACGACTGAATATCAGGTTATAGCTCATTTGTGCCAGCAGTTAGGTCAAAATGTCCCATACAGGGGTTGGACCAAGGCTGAAGTGATTCAGTCATTCAGAAATTTGTTTAAAAAGAATGTGTTTGGAAAAGACCTTATTTTGATTATTCTTCTTGATGAAATTGATATATTGTTAAAAAATGATGGTGATGGTCTTCTTTACACTCTTACAAGAACTGATAACGTTGCAATAGCGTCAATAAGTAACTATGTTGAATTTAAAAAGTTCATAAAACCACGTGTAAAAAGTAGTTTACGGGATCGAGAAATTGTTTTTCCACCATATAATGCTCAACAACTTGTAGATATTCTAAAAGAACGTGCTGAGTTATCTTTCAGGGAGAATGCCCTGGATGATGATGTTATTCCACTCTGCGCAGCTCTTGCAGCTAAGGAAGAAGGCGACGCAAGATATGCTCTGGACCTCCTGAGAACCTCAGGGGAACTTGCAGATGAAAAAAGCTCAGATATTGTCTATGAGGAATATGTAAGAGAAGCTAAGGATTATATTGAACATAATAAAGTTACAGACATTATAATGACATTACCAAGTCAGCAGCAGAAAGTTTTAGAGTCTTTACTCTATCTTACAAAGCGAAAAGAGGAAATAACATCAGGAAGGCTTTATGAAGTTTATAAAGAGTTTTCAAAGGGAGATTCAGTCTCTTACAGGAGGATATTTGACTTTATAAACGAACTGGAGATGCTGGGTTTAATCTCAACCAAAACAATTTCAAGGGGACGTGGAAAAGGTAGAACAAATATTATCGATCTGCAGTGTGAAATAGGCCTTCTTGAAGATGCAATGTGGAGCGCATAA
- the pyrB gene encoding aspartate carbamoyltransferase encodes MAFNQQNIISIRDFDKKDIEYILKIATKMEPIARSKQKSDILFGKLLGMLFYEPSTRTRLSFEAAMKRLGGSTIGFAEAGTSSATKGENLTDTARIVGEYSDALVIRHNKEGTARFVADIVDVPVINAGDGAGQHPTQTLLDLFTMKRIFGKIDDLHISLVGDLKYGRTVHSLAYALAMFNVDVSFVSPKELKMPHEILHDLGKSGVEVYETEDIHDILDKTDILYVTRIQKERFPDPQEYSKIKGAYTIDSNLLEGSNAVVMHPLPRVDEISHDVDNTRYEKYFEQAFYGVPVRMALLKSLIK; translated from the coding sequence ATGGCCTTCAATCAACAAAATATCATTTCAATACGGGATTTCGATAAAAAAGATATAGAATATATCTTAAAAATCGCTACAAAGATGGAACCCATCGCCAGATCAAAACAGAAGTCGGATATTCTGTTTGGAAAACTGTTGGGAATGCTTTTCTATGAGCCATCAACAAGGACGCGCCTCTCTTTTGAAGCCGCCATGAAACGCCTTGGAGGTAGTACCATTGGCTTTGCAGAAGCGGGCACAAGTTCGGCTACCAAAGGAGAGAATTTAACAGATACTGCCAGAATAGTGGGTGAATATTCTGATGCGCTGGTCATAAGACATAATAAGGAAGGTACAGCGCGATTTGTAGCTGATATAGTTGATGTTCCCGTGATTAATGCAGGAGATGGGGCTGGTCAGCACCCAACACAGACCCTTCTGGATCTCTTTACAATGAAACGGATCTTTGGAAAAATCGATGATCTTCATATCTCACTTGTAGGAGACCTTAAATATGGCCGAACTGTCCATTCACTTGCATACGCACTTGCAATGTTTAATGTGGATGTTAGTTTTGTATCTCCAAAAGAACTGAAGATGCCTCATGAAATTCTCCATGATCTTGGAAAGAGTGGAGTGGAAGTATATGAGACTGAAGATATCCATGACATACTGGATAAAACAGACATTCTCTATGTTACCAGGATTCAAAAGGAAAGATTCCCTGATCCGCAAGAATATTCAAAGATAAAGGGAGCTTATACAATCGATTCCAACCTTCTTGAAGGTAGTAATGCTGTTGTAATGCATCCACTTCCAAGGGTTGATGAAATATCCCATGATGTTGATAATACCAGATATGAAAAATATTTTGAGCAGGCATTTTATGGTGTACCTGTTAGAATGGCCCTTCTAAAATCACTGATAAAATAA
- a CDS encoding DUF2299 family protein yields MSKIENKVQKWLSDEGLFRQKVPDDNTNFHFIINYPEGHVLDVIQPKGKDDLIVIGCATNVSPEHVSKINALTDDKKEKFIWDFRFLLNGQFVDFQLEHPNNVLQSFVITEEIYEDGLSKDRLISTVKKIFRAKLQGIWKIQKKFGIIDEEQKNVQQDNMYV; encoded by the coding sequence ATGTCAAAAATCGAAAATAAAGTTCAAAAATGGCTCTCTGATGAGGGTCTTTTCAGGCAGAAAGTACCAGATGATAACACAAATTTCCATTTCATAATAAATTACCCTGAAGGCCATGTTCTGGATGTTATACAGCCAAAGGGAAAAGATGATTTAATTGTCATAGGTTGTGCAACTAATGTAAGTCCTGAACATGTTTCTAAGATTAATGCACTAACTGATGATAAAAAAGAAAAATTTATCTGGGATTTCAGATTCCTGCTAAACGGTCAGTTTGTTGATTTCCAGCTGGAGCATCCAAATAACGTTTTGCAGAGTTTTGTGATTACAGAAGAAATTTACGAAGATGGTCTGAGCAAGGACAGATTGATTTCAACTGTAAAAAAAATTTTCAGAGCAAAACTACAGGGGATCTGGAAAATACAGAAAAAATTTGGAATAATTGATGAAGAGCAGAAAAACGTTCAACAAGATAATATGTACGTTTAA
- a CDS encoding UPF0147 family protein — MSEDAFDRVNQILHHIMEDTSVPRNIRRAAEESKDILAKDDEDPTVRASTVISILDEISNDPNIPIHARTLIWNILSELESI; from the coding sequence ATGAGTGAAGATGCATTTGATCGTGTTAATCAAATATTACATCATATAATGGAAGATACAAGTGTCCCAAGGAATATTAGAAGGGCAGCGGAAGAATCTAAAGATATTTTGGCTAAGGATGATGAAGATCCTACTGTGCGTGCAAGTACGGTGATTTCAATACTTGATGAAATCAGTAATGACCCTAACATCCCTATTCATGCAAGAACGCTTATTTGGAATATTTTAAGCGAATTAGAGTCTATTTAA